The Calliopsis andreniformis isolate RMS-2024a chromosome 10, iyCalAndr_principal, whole genome shotgun sequence nucleotide sequence GTAAATAGCCTTGAATCCTCGACAAACTACCCTCAGTTTTGCGAGTAAACGAGCCGTTAATATTGCGCTCTTACGAGGGAACAAGTGCCACTTGCCACTTCTACCGCTCGTGGAAGTTTGAATCGCAGTTCGAAAGTTAGTTCGATGGAGTCGAATAATCTTGGATGTAGCCATAGAAACGGGACGGCGGCATCGTGACCGTTTGCATCGTGGCGAGTAATTTCCTCGATTGTTTCTCTGACAGCGTGCCACGTATCGTGACAGTTTCCTCCACAGCTATTAGACTATGTTGACACGTTAACCGTTTCGAAAACGATCTTCGCCAGGGGATTAAAGATGGACCGCAACTACCAGAGGGTCGAGATGGGGGCGGGCGCCTTCCATCATCCACCGAGGGCGAAATACAGCGAGGAAacgaaaaatttaattaaacgtgAGCGAGATTGTTgaacatttatttttattaaatgttaTTAACCTGTAGGGTTTCCTTTTTGCGTTAAAATAATTGGAAACCATAGATGATAAAGTATGGTAAATGAAAAGAGTTCTAGACGttgttaaaattcaatataagagAAATCTAAATTTTGTTTCAAAAtggaattaaagtgaaaaggagttTTGTAGGTGGTAGAGCAAGAGGATGAAACAGGTCCTAGAGTGTTGAACAATACTGTGTGAAAGTTTCAAAGTTTAATAGTGCTTAAAACGCAGTAGTATTTAACTGGAAACTAGCTATAGAGGATTATAATTGGAAACTCTGGTCTAATAATCGTGTTAACTTCATTAAGCTCCAACATTTTCATTTGGAATTtacgttttcaaattttctatgtGTCTCCGTAATATAGCTGAAATTTCTCTAATTGTACGCTACCTTTTACTCTAAACGTCTGTGTATATATACAAAAGTAACAATTCCTGATAATTCAGATTCTTATAAACAATTATTCAGTCTAcgaataattttattaaataatttgtataatacttatgacacATTTAAAAGGAATTTTCACATATTTTTATCATAAACAATATTATAAAAACATCATTTAGTATTGGCTAGAATCATGTACTCTTTTCTTGAGTTATTATTTTCTTTGAAGGCTACACCTAACTTTTTGTAATATAAGCTTTATGCGCATTTGACCTCAGTTTTGACAGAAGAATGTAAAGTGAGCATGATGCAAAGGAAATCTATTCAGGAAGCAATGGAAAGGGGTGAGTCCCTTCCCTTGCCAACAGAAAGGTCGCAGGGGAAACAGAGCAAGCATGAACTCGAGTATCAGGTGAAATTTTAGCCTgctaaaaaatttaaataagatTAAAGTCCATGAATATCCTAACAAATGGCCTTTCATAGGTCAGAATGCCTACATTTTGGAAAAAACGAACTCAGGATGTGATCGTCAAAAGTGGCGCGTATGAAAGAGATCAGTATAGAAGGACGTCCCCTCTGCGTAAGATGAGACAGTTTTAATTAATTCTCAAACAAAATTatacattctcatattttttcTCGTTTTGATTCCAATATTTAGGGAATACGGAAAAACAGAAGCGACACTTAGCGTGTATGATGGCATATGGAAAGGACATGCCGGAAACTCCACGAGGTCCGCGAGTTCTTCACAAAGAAAGACGTCAAACTCGTTCTTCTGCGAAAATAGATCCTCTTGACGATCGTAAGTGGACTCGTATATTGTTGTATTATACCAAATACATTGGTTTAATGTTTTAGTAATTCGAGGAATTCAAGAGAGAATGGAGTTTTTGAACGACATGGAATGTCTTGGAATGGGAAAGAAGTATCGTCCGATGATACAACAAGAAATAGCGCATAAATTACGATTAATTGACTCGGTAGACAAACAAAAATCGAAGGAAATCCGAAAAGAAATAAAGGAACTTAGGAATCCATTGCCAAAACCGTTGCCTCTGGGTCATCTCGATGATAATtaacaatattttttttaaaatgttcaatattttttttttaactaaATACTTGATACTTTTTATCCGCTTTATAGCATGCATTATACAGTATTCTCAAAGATGATaagattcaataataaaatgtgTGAGTAAATAATCGAAGTAAATCTTTTTTACAAGAATTTTGTTAGTATTTATTTTCCATTGTGTTTTCCTTAATTTATTCAATACAAAAATACTAATTTAGCGATTCATAATAAACTCTGTAAAAATCTATCGGTATCCACTCTTTACAGTATAAGTATCCAAAATCTGCGCTCTAAATCATAACCTATTCACTGAACAGTTCTGGTCGAGGTCTAGGTAAGGATAGGTATTTATTAAATACTCTTTATTCAGCCTATACTTCCTAAATCCACGTCTGGATACAAATCTCCCGCCCTCTGAGCTCGTCGAACTAGTGCGCCTGAGCGTTGTGAGAGGGCGCATGCGCGGCGGGAGAAATAAGAGCGGCCGAGCGAAGAAACCGCGTCAGTCGTCAGTTTTGCGCCACACGGCAATGGCGTATGGTATCAGTGGCTCTGTGTCGTTGCTCTTACTCAGTCGGCAGGTCATATCGACGTCTGTTCAAAACACGCAACACGAGTGCGCGTGAACGATCACTACAAAGACAGCCGAGGGACGTGACCATAATATCGAGAAGTGCTAGCGCAACGATCCTCGCAGGATCCCGGATGATCTACAAGTGATCCAACATGGCGTCGACCGATCTGTCGTTCGGTAAATGATGAACCCGTGTATACGCGCCTTTGACAAGGTCCCCTCGAGGTCGTCCGGTTTTTAAAAAGGAACGCGTACCCTATTCCAGCCCACTTAGATTCGTCAACTTTCATTCAGTATACTTCTCCACGCTCCACAGAGCATTTTATTTCTTCTTCGAATCCTGAACCTTTCAAATGTCCACTCTGAGCACTTGCTTTCACTTTCAGACATTTTCGAAAGTCCATTAGATGCTTAAATTGCTGAAtcaaatttgagaatttttgaTTATCGTCGTTGCTTGGATTCGATAAGCGGCTAAATAGTGGTGCGTTTTACACAACGAACGAATGTTGGTTCGCCCCCCACTTCAGCAAAATGAAATAATACGAGCATTCTTTCTTTCCTATAAGATTCTTTCTTCTTTCATTCAGTTCtcgattttattcattcatGATAGTTGAATTTTGTTGAAGGTAAGAGAAGAACGTACATTCGTTCGTTTGATCTAAACGCATCATGAGACATGCTTCTTGAGGAAATACTGGAGAAAACACGAAAAAATGGCAAAATGATTTAGATTCAATAAATAGCCTGTAGCATATTTTGTAGTTCCATTTAGGTAACAACGAGCAACGTTTTGTCGATTCTTGTTGCTGCATATGCCAAAAGGTTTCCAAACAACTGTACTTATGGAAACTGTCTATACTGGAACATACACGATCCAAGGAATATTTGGGTTTTGTAGACAACATTTGTTGCCTAAAACAAATTGTCCACGTATATGCATACGTGTAAAGCACGTTCGAGCGACAAAATGTACACAATGAAGAAATTGTTTGTAATTTTGAATAGAAACCGTTATGAAACATACAACAAGCGATGACATTGTCGCCAGTAACAGAAACGTGAAGAAATTATGACAAGCGGCGACTTTTTCTTGAAACGCGGAATAGCAACAAAGGGTGCTTTTCAGCTGATACATTGTGTTACATTGTATTATATTGTGCAAAGCACTAGTTGGAATAAGTTTAGTTCCTTAGTACAATACCATTACACTCTTCTGAACCTATACACGAATACTTAGCGTATCCAATTAAGTTATAATTTTAATGTTTCAAAAAGTGACCAAATTTTCAGCTATTCATGATATAATCAAGAAAAGAAATTATATAAACTAAAATCTGAATTTTATTGAAAACATATCTGTATCGTAAGGATTATCAGGCTTCTAATTTAGATGTTACTAAAATCACAGAGAATGAAATGTTAAATCATATTTTTCTTaatgaaaaatacaataaattcgtCACGACCTTTATACAGAAGGTTCGAAGGTTACCGCGGCCGTGTTTTGCATACATTCTTAGAACCTTTCCACCGACCATACTGTTACAGTATGAACAGAGGAATCGTGGTTACCAGACCAAAATTTTGTATTATTGGTAGCAAACGTGCATTACACGCCAtaatttagatttttattgcGTCGAGCAGTGTAACACTGTGTCCCTGTTAGAACATTCCATGTTGAACACAGTGTTGCACTGTGTCGTCTGTGTTCTAGCTAGAAAGCACCCAGTGAAATCATGGTTACCAGGCTCAAATTTTGTATCATTGGTAGCAAACGTGTATTACACGCCAtaatttagatttttattgcGTCGAGCAGTGTAACACTGTCCCTGTTGGAACATTTCGTGTTAAGCACAGTGTTACACTGTGTCGTATGCGTCCCCAGCTGGAAAGCACCCAAAATGTTGCTCGTTGTTGCCTGAGTGGAGCCGCACCTTTAAAACTAATTATTCCAAGCGCGTCATAAGCATGCTCTCTCGAAGTACGCAAATATCTGACGATCCTCGATCGGCCAGGTAAATTTATTCGTTTCCTAATGGCTCCGTGAAAAGTGAAACCTCGCGATGTTCCGCGAAGTGATGATATCCTTTTTGTTTTGCTTTTCGTGCGGCGCGCGGAACCAGGCCGCATACCGGCGTTCTACAGAGAAGTCTACGAGAAGATCTGCTCCCCCACCAGTGGAAATGTGGAACGGGAGGTGTTTAAATCCCTCCTTGTCAAGTCCCAGCTGAGCAGCTCGATTCTCAGCCAGGTATGTCCTCTCTCGTCCTGTTTCATTCTCGTTTCCTCCTCACTGTCGATGGCCACCGCGTGCGTACGACAGAGAGGAGGAAGAATGTTTGTAACTCCGCGCGCAGTTGTTTCTTCGCACGTTGCGCTCAGGTTAGAGGCAGTACgggtattatattattataacctCTTCCGTGTGTCGGCTGGTGGTTACCAGCGGCGCTCGGTGCATGGGAAAATCTGTGGGCTATGTACAAGGAAAGACGATTAATGTTACGTTTTCGAAGCATTCGAGTTAAAATTAAAGACAATTAGGATTCAAAATATAACCACCATATATGGatattttttatctaaattAAGTCTTTAATTTTAACTCGAAGGTTTTGAAAACGTAATTCATacaatttaatttatattatattttcagttttcattacgATTAATGTTACGTTTTCGAAACATTTGAGGTTATATTCGAAGCTGagtaaaatataatttcaaatagtaaatattaaatatgtatatagTAGTAAATATCAAATAGTATCTACGTATTTCAAGGTGAAAACTTGAAACGCCAATGCGTTGGAAACAAAAACATGTGATT carries:
- the LOC143184525 gene encoding UPF0193 protein EVG1 homolog — translated: MDRNYQRVEMGAGAFHHPPRAKYSEETKNLIKLLTEECKVSMMQRKSIQEAMERGESLPLPTERSQGKQSKHELEYQVRMPTFWKKRTQDVIVKSGAYERDQYRRTSPLRNTEKQKRHLACMMAYGKDMPETPRGPRVLHKERRQTRSSAKIDPLDDLIRGIQERMEFLNDMECLGMGKKYRPMIQQEIAHKLRLIDSVDKQKSKEIRKEIKELRNPLPKPLPLGHLDDN